The Streptomyces sp. NBC_00510 genomic interval GGCGGCCTGGGCGCGCACTACGGCGCGGAGCGCGCCGGGTGCACGGTGATCCCCGCCTCCGGCGGCATGACGGCCCGTCAGGTGCAGATCATCCAGGACTTCCAGCCCGAGATCATCATGGTCACCCCGTCGTACATGCTGACCCTGCTGGACGAGTTCGAGCGCCAGGGCGTCGACCCGCGCGGCACCTCGCTGCGGATCGGCATCTTCGGCGCGGAGCCGTGGACGGAGGAGATGCGCCGGGAGATCGAGGAGCGCATGGACATCCACGCCGTCGACATCTACGGCCTGTCCGAGGTGATCGGCCCGGGCGTCGCCCAGGAGTGCGTGGAGACCAAGGACGGCCTGCACGTGTGGGAGGACCACTTCTACCCCGAGGTGGTGGACCCGATCACGGGCGAGCCGGTACCGGAGGGCGGGGAGGGCGAGCTGGTCTTCACCTCCCTCACCAAGGAGGCGCTGCCGATCATCCGTTACCGCACCCGCGACCTGACCCGGCTGCTGCCCGGCACCGCGCGCCCCGCCTTCCGCCGCATCCAGAAGATCACCGGCCGCTCCGACGACATGATCATCCTGCGCGGGGTGAACGTCTTCCCCAGCCAGATCGAGGAGATCGTGCTGCGCACGCCCGGCGTGGCCCCGCACTTCCAGATCCGGCTCACCAAGCGCGGCCGCATGGACCACATGGAGGTCGTCGTCGAGGCGCGCCCCGATGCCGGGGCCGCCACGCGCGAGGAGGCGGCACGCTCCATCGCGGCGGGCGTCAAGGACGGCGTGGGCGTCAGCGTCGAGGTGACGGTCGTCGACCCCGACACCGTCGAGCGGTCCGTCGGCAAGATCCGCCGCGTACGGGACCTGCGGGCCGGGTAGCGGCGCGCCCCCACGCCCCCGCCCCCACACCCTCGGCCGCATCACGTTGACATGCAGCCGTCCGGCTGCCTATGTTCGACAGGCAGCCGGACGGCTGCGTTTTCGGGACGGCGGGGAAGCGGGATGGACGAGGTCTTCAAGGCGCTGGCCGACGCCAGCCGCCGGCGGCTGCTGGACAGCCTCAACGCGCGCAACGGGCAGACCCTGCGCGAGCTGTGCGCGGGGCTGGACATGGCCCGCCAGTCGGTCAGCAAGCACCTGGCCGTGCTGGAGGAGGCCCGGCTGGTCACCACGGTCCGGCGGGGCCGGGAGAAGCTGCACTACCTCAACGCCGCACCGATCAACGCCGTCGCCGAACGATGGATCGACCGGTACGACCGCGAGCGCGCGCAGGCGCTCGCCGACCTCCAGAGGGCATTGGAGCAGGCACCCATGAGCGAGTCCGCATTCGTCTACACGACCTACGTC includes:
- the paaF gene encoding phenylacetate--CoA ligase encodes the protein MSSEPTDRATAGARLGEPLPDGLLDAAEKLGPGELRELQLTRLRATLRHAYDNVEAYRKKFDGAGLRPEDCASLDDLARFPFTTKADLRDNYPFGMFAVPMDQVRRVHASSGTTGLPTVVGYTENDLSMWADVVARSIRAAGGRPGHKVHVSYGYGLFTGGLGAHYGAERAGCTVIPASGGMTARQVQIIQDFQPEIIMVTPSYMLTLLDEFERQGVDPRGTSLRIGIFGAEPWTEEMRREIEERMDIHAVDIYGLSEVIGPGVAQECVETKDGLHVWEDHFYPEVVDPITGEPVPEGGEGELVFTSLTKEALPIIRYRTRDLTRLLPGTARPAFRRIQKITGRSDDMIILRGVNVFPSQIEEIVLRTPGVAPHFQIRLTKRGRMDHMEVVVEARPDAGAATREEAARSIAAGVKDGVGVSVEVTVVDPDTVERSVGKIRRVRDLRAG